ATNNNNNNNNNNNNNNNNNNNNNNNNNNNNNNNNNNNNNNNNNNNNNNNNNNNNNNNNNNNNNNNNNNNNNNNNNNNNNNNNNNNNNNNNNNNNNNNNNNNNTTTAGCGGCATACGATGCCGAAGGAAAGGCATACAAGTATGAAGTGAAAGAACAACCGGTAAATGGATATCAATCCGAAGTAAAAGGTTATGACATCACGAATACAAAAGTAAGCCAAACAAAAGTAGAAGGAACGAAGACATGGAAAGACGATAATGCGAAAGATCGTCCGGCAATGATCAAAGTAGACCTACTACAAAATGGTAAAGTGATTGCAACGCAAGAAGTAAGCGAANNNNNNNNNNNNNNNNNNNNNNNNNNNNNNNNNNNNNNNNNNNNNNNNNNNNNNNNNNNNNNNNNNNNNNNNNNNNNNNNNNNNNNNNNNNNNNNNNNNNCCGGTCCGTAAGGTTATTTTTGGGGGCGAAAAGCTGTCCCCTCTACAGCTGAAGGACTGGAAAGCAGCCTATCCTTCTACTCAGTTGATTAATATGTACGGGATTACGGAAACGACTGTTCATGTTACGTACAAGGAAATTACTGAAAAAGAAATCGAGACTAACATCAGCAATATTGGAAAACCGATTCCCACTCTTCAGGTGTATGTGCTGGATGGACAAAAGAACCTCCTGCCCGTTGGAATTGGCGGTGAAATGTATGTTGCCGGGGAAGGTGTGGCTAGAGGTTATTGGAATCGTCCAGAGCTAACGGAAGAGCGCTTTGTTGAAAATCCGTTTCAACCAGGAGAGCGGATGTACAAAACAGGTGACCTGGCCCGATGGCTGGAAGATG
This sequence is a window from Bacillus pseudomycoides DSM 12442. Protein-coding genes within it:
- a CDS encoding Cna B-type domain-containing protein, producing LAAYDAEGKAYKYEVKEQPVNGYQSEVKGYDITNTKVSQTKVEGTKTWKDDNAKDRPAMIKVDLLQNGKVIATQEVSE